The DNA region GTCGACGGCGAGGACGGGGGCGTGGCCCCCGGTGACCGCGCGCACCAGCTCCTGGGCCTCGGGGCGCAGGCCGCCGCGTCCGCCGATGCCGGTGATCCCGTCGACGACGAGGTCGACGGGGCCGAACCCGCCGGGGTCGTCCAGGACCTGGCCGCCCGCCGCCAGGAGCGCGGCCAGGCCCCCTCGGTGGACCTTGTCCGGGGAGGTCAGCAGAGCCCTGACACCTGCGCCGCGCCGGGCCAGTCTGGCCCCCGCGTGGAGCGTGTCGCCGCCGTTGTCGCCGCTGCCGACGAGGAGGAGGACCCGGGACCCGTAGACCCGGCCGTTGCGCCGGAGCAGGTCGCCGCAGGCCACCGCCAGCCCGGCGGCGGCGCGCTGCATCAGGGCGCCGTCCGGCAGCCTTGCCATCAGCGCCTGTTCGGCGGCCCGTACGGTCTGAACGCTGTACGCATGTCGCATGTGCTCAACCCTCCGCGATCACCACGGCCGACGCCACCCCCGCGTCGTGGCTCAGCGACACGTGCCAGCCGCGCACACCGAGCTCGGCGGCGCGTGCCGCGACGGTTCCCCGGACCTCCAGGCGGGGCTGCCCGCTGTCCTCGACGCAGACCTCGGCGTCCGTCCAGAGCAGTCCGCCCGGGGCGCCGAGCGCCTTGGCCAGGGCCTCCTTGGCGGCGAACCGGGCCGCCAGGGAGGCGATTCCCCGCCTCTCCCCTCCGGGCAGCAGCAACTCCCGCTCCAGGAAGAGGCGATCGGCCAGCTGGGGCGTGCGCTCCAGCGCCGCGCCGAAGCGTTCGATCTCCGCCACATCGATCCCGACCCCAATGATCACGCGTGCTCACTCACTCATTCGACTGTCACGGACTTCGCCAGATTGCGCGGCTGGTCCACCTCGTTGCCCCGGGCGGTCGCCAGTTCGCAGGCGAATACCTGCAACGGCACGGTGGCGACCAACGGCTGAAGCAGCGTAGGCGTTACGGGGATCCGGATGAGGTGGTCGGCGTACGGGACGACCGTCTCGTCGCCCTCCTCGGCGATGACCACGGTGCGTGCGCCACGCGCCCGGATCTCCTGGATGTTGGACACGATCTTCCCGTGGAGCACCGAGCGGTTGCGCGGGGACGGCACGATCACGACGACCGGCAGCCCGTCGTCGATGAGCGCGATCGGGCCGTGCTTGAGCTCGCCCGCCGCGAATCCCTCGGCGTGCATGTACGCGAGCTCCTTGAGTTTCAACGCGCCTTCCAGGGCCACCGGGTAGCCGACGTGCCGGCCCACGAAGAGCACGGTGTCGCGGTCGGCCAGGGAGCGCGCCAGCTCCCGTACCGGCTCCATGGTGCCGAGCACCCGTTCGACGGCCACGGACATCTCGGAGAGCTGGCGCACGACGGTGCGGATCTCGTCGCCCCACTTGGTGCCGCGCACCTGGCCGAGGTACAGCGCGACGAGGTAGCAGGCGACGAGCTGTGTCAGGAACGCCTTGGTCGAGGCGACCGCGACCTCGGGGCCGGCGTGCGTGTAGAGGACCGCGTCCGACTCCCTCGGGATCGTCGAGCCGTTCGTGTTGCAGATGGCGAGTACCTTCGCGCCCTGCTCGCGGGCGTGCCGCACCGCCATCAGCGTGTCCATGGTCTCGCCGGACTGCGAGATCGCGACGACGAGGGTGCGCTGGTCCAGGATCGGATCGCGGTAGCGGAACTCGCTGGCCAGTTCCGTCTCGCAGGGGAGCCTGGTCCAGTGCTCGATGGCGTACTTGGCGATCATCCCGGCGTGGAACGCGGTCCCGCACGCGACGACCACGACCTTGTCGACCTCGCGGAGCACACCGGGCGGAATGCGTACCTCGTCCAGGCGGAGCACGCCCTCCGCGTCGATCCGCCCGAGGAGCGTGTCGGCGACCGCCTTGGGCTGGTCGGCGATCTCCTTGAGCATGAAGGAGGCGTACCCGCCCTTCTCGGCCGCGGACGCGTCCCAGTCCACGTGGTACTCGCGCACCTCGGCGGGCCGCCCGTCGAAGCCGGTGACGGTGACGCCCTCCCGGCGCAGCTCCACCACCTGGTCCTGGCCGAGCTCGATCGCGTCCCGCGTGTGCGCGATGAAAGCGGCCACATCGGAGGCGAGGAACATCTCCCCCTCCCCCACGCCCACCACCAGGGGCGAGTTCCGCCGCGCCCCGACGACCACGTCGGGCTCGTCCGTGTGCACGGCGACCAGGGTGAACGCCCCCTCCAGGCGGCGGCACACCTGCCGCATGGCCTCCGCGAGGTCCCCGTTCGAGGAGTACGCCTCCGCGAGCAGGTGGGCCACCACCTCGGTGTCGGTCTCGGAGGCCAGCGCATGGCCCCGGTCCGCCAGTTCGCCGCGCAGTGCGGCGAAGTTCTCGATGATCCCGTTGTGCACGACGGCGACCCGGCCCGCGTTGTCGAGGTGCGGGTGCGCGTTGACGTCGGTCGGCCCGCCGTGGGTGGCCCAACGGGTGTGCCCGAGACCGGTGTTCCCACCCGGCAGAGGCCGGTCCTTGAGCTCCTTCTCCAGATTGACGAGCTTGCCGGCCTTCTTCGCAGCGGCCAGCCCTCCGTCCGAGAGGACGGCGATGCCCGCCGAGTCGTAGCCCCGGTATTCGAGGCGCTTCAGCCCGGCGACGACGACATCCTGCGCCGACTGGCCACCGACGTATCCCACGATTCCGCACATATCGCCACCATAAGGCCGGGGTCCCCGCCCGGGGACGCGCCGAAGCGCCCGCCGCTGCGCCAATGGTGTCCGGCTCCCTGCCGTGCGGGCCGGCGGCCCGCGTGCCCGCACCGCTTGCCCACCCCTTGGCGTCCGCGCGTACGCCCCACGGCCCGGAGGTGTCCGCGCGTACGCCCCCCGGCCCGGAGGTGTCCGCGCGCACGCCCACGGCCCGGAGGTGTCCGCGCGCACGCCCCCAAGGCCCCGAGGCGTCCGCCGGAAGCTTCGCCCGTGATCAGGCGACAGCGCGCCGGACACCGGGCTCACCCCCGCCCCGCCCCGGACAGCTCGCCGAGGAGACCGGCGAGTTGTCCGGCGGGTGCGCACGAGGGGAATCGGCGTACGGACGGTGCCCCCGGGTCAGGCCGGCGGCGCGCCCCGTACCCGCCCCGCGCCTGTTCCCTGTCCCCCTGTCAGCGCAGGCTGCTAACCTGCGGCTTCCCCCCTCACCGCTGCCCGCCACCCGTCTGTGTGCCCACGCGTCCTCGACTCCGTTCGAGCCCGTGCGGCAACGGCCGTGTCCCCTCCGAGGACGGTCATGTCTTCCACCGCTCCCCCGATACGCGCGGAGTTCGACCCGTGCGTCACCATCCCCTCCCTGGCCGATCTGCGCGCCGCCCTGCGCGACGACGACTGGGCGACCGTGGAGGCCTACTTCGAGTTCCTCGAACACGAGGAGGACCGCGCGGTCGCCGCCAGGATCGTCGACGGCACCAGCACCTCACAGCGGTTGCTGGAGAGGACCGTGGCCGCGCAGCCGCGCTCCGCACTCGCCCGCACCCTGCTCGCCAGGCGCTACATCGTCGTCGGCTGGGACATCCGCAGCTCGTACCGTGCCGAACACGTGTCGCGCGAGCAGTTCCGGCAGTTCCACGAGTGGCTGCGGCGCGCGGAGCAACTGCTCATCGACGTGTGCGCCGAGTACCCCGACCACGCGCTGGCGTGGGGGGCCCGGCTGACCACCGCGCTGGGGCTCGAACTCGGGCTCAGCGAGGCGCGGCGGCGCTACGAGCGCCTGGCCGAGCACCATCCGCACCACATCTCCGCGCAGTCGTCCCTGCTCCAGCAGTTGTGCCCCAAGTGGGGCGGCAGCTGGGAGGAGGCCCACGGCTTCGCGCGCGCCTGCCTGGAGTCGGCGCCCCCCGGCAGCCATGCGGGCCGGCTCGTGGCCGAAGTGCACCTGGAGCGCTGGCTGGACGACTCCGACAACGGCCACAGCACCTACCTGCGCTCGGCCGGGGTCCGCGACGAGATCCTGGCCGCCGCCGCCCGGTCCGTGCAGCACCCGGACTACCGGCCCGGCTTCGACTGGGTCCACGATCACAACACGTTCGCGGGGGCGCTCTGCCTGGGCGGCCACCACCGCGAGGCTGCGCCGTTCTTCCGCACCCTCGGCGACAGGGCCACCGCATCGCCCTGGCACCACGCCGGCGACAAAGAGGTCCAGTTCCTCAAGCACCGCAGAACCGCACTGTCGAAGGGCTGAACCGATGTCCCAGGAAACCCAGGGGCTCGGCCCCGTCGCGCCTGCCGCACCCGCCGCACTTGCCGCGCATCCCGTCCCGCCCGCCGACGACATCCGTGAGACCGAGGTCGACGGCATCCGCACGGTGCTCGCCGCCGGCTCCGGGCCGGTGACGGCGGGACTCTTCTTCCGGGTCGGGGTCGCCGACGAGACGCTCGCCACCACGGGCATCACCCACCTCGTCGAACACCTTGCCCTGCACCGCCACGGCCTGTCCGACCTGCACTACAACGGCGCCACCGCCGCCACGTACACCCTCTTCCACGCCACGGGCACGCCCGAGGAGGTCGTCACCTACCTCAACGGTGTCTGCGCGGCCCTGCGCGACCTGCCCCTGGAGCGGCTGGAGACCGAGCGCGAGATCCTGCGCACCGAGGCCGCGGGCCGCAACCGCGGCCCCAACCACCAGCTCCCCCTGTGGCGTTACGGCGCACAGGGCTACGGTCTCAGCAGCTACGCAGAGCACGGCACCTGGCACCTGACGGCCGACGCCGTACGCGACTGGGCACGCACCCGGTTCACCCGCGACAACGCGGTCCTGTGGATCACCACCGCCAGCGTGCCCGAGGGCCTGGACCTCACCCTCCCGGCAGGCACCCCGCACCCCCTGCCCGCCCCGACCTCTGCCCTTCCCGTCACCCCGGCGTACATCACCGGCAACGACGGTGGTGTGGTCCTGGACGGCATCGTCCGGCGCTCGACGGCCGCCTCCCTCTTCGCGGAGGTGCTCAGCCGTGCGCTCTACACGGATCTGCGGCAGAAGGGCGGCTACTCCTACGTCGCCGACGCCGACTACAGCCCGCGCGACAACGACTTCGCGTCGATCACCGCGTTCGCCGACGCGCTCCCGAAGAAGCAGGACGCGGTGGTCGGCGGCTTCGTCGACGCCCTGGCCCGGCTGCGGGCCGGCACCATCGAGCAGACGGAACTCGACTCGGCACGCGCCAAGTTCCTCAAGCAGTACGACACCCCGGATCTCGGGGCGGCCCGGCTGCCCTCCTACGCCCTGAACCTGCTGACCGGGCACCGCAATCTCACCCCGGACGAGCACCGGGCCGAACTCGCCGCCGTCACCCTGGACGACCTGCGCGAGGTGGCCCGCGAGCTGCACTCCACGGCGCTGCTCCAGGTCCCCGGCCGAGGAGCGGACTGGGCGGGCTTCACCGCGGCGCCGCAGTGGTCGACGGACACTCCGACGGCCTCCGGTACCCGGCACCCCGGCCTGGAGGACTCCTCCACCTCGCTGACCGTGGCCCCCGACGCGGTGTCCCTGACCACACCCTCCGGCCAGGTGGTCATCCGCTACGCCGACTGCGCCGCCCTCCTCGTCCACCCCGACGGCGGCCGCCACCTCACCGGCCTGGACGGCTTCCAGATCCGGGTGGAGCCCACGCTCTACAAGGGCCTCACCCCGGCGCGCACCGCCGTCATCGACGCGGCGGTACCGCCGGCTGCGGTCATCCGCATGCCGCCCCGCGACCCGGACCGCATCCCCCGCCCGGACAGTGGGAGCGGGACCCGTCCGGCGACCGCGACCGCCGGGCGGGTGCGGACGGCCTTCGTCTGGCTGGCCGGCACCGCGACCGTCCTCTGGGGCCTGATCGCGCTGGTGGCCACGGCCCAGGAGCTGGACACCCGGTCTCCCGACCCGGTCACGATCATCGTCCTCTGGGCGCTGCTCGCCGCACCGCTGGGCGCGTTCTTCGGGCTGCGGAGGGGGCGCCGGGGCTGACGGCAAGGCCCTCGGCCGCCGCACCGCCGTGCCTCCGCCTCCGTGCTTCCGCCGCGGCCCCTTCGACCGCCGTGCGTCCGCCGCCGTTCCGCCGCCGCCCCGTCCTCGCGCCGGCGGCGGAACCGCCGGCACGGCGGTGGTTACCAGTGCCCTGACCAGGCGTTCCGGGTGGGTGATCATTCTGCGACCGGCGGCCTTGGGACCTGCCCGGAGCCGTCGCCGTGGACGGGGAACGCGGTAGTTCCGCCAGGATCAGCGCATGTCCCGGACACGGTGCCCGCTCAGGTGGGGGCGCCGGCCGGGCGGCCGCGCACCGGCCCGCGTCGTCGTGGGGAACGGTCAGGCTCACGTCACCGGCAGCGGACGCGGGAGGCGGGAGGGCACGACCCGCCAGGCGCTCCTCCCCACGTGACCGAGCCCACCCCCCGCTCCGTACGAACTCCCGCGACAATGAGTACGTGATCACTTCGCCCGCACGGAGCCCCCGACGCACCGAACACGCGCCGACGCCCTACGTCGACCTGTCCCGGGCCGAGTGGAGCGCCCTGCGTGACAAGACCCCGCTGCCGCTGAGCGCCGAGGAGGTCGAGAAGCTCAGAGGACTCGGCGACGTCATCGACCTCGACGAGGTGCGGGACGTCTATCTGCCGCTCTCCCGGCTCCTCAACCTCTACGTCCAGGCGACCTCCGGCCTGCGCGGCGCCCTGAACACCTTCCTGGGGGACGCGGGCAACGGGCACGGGGAACAGCGCGGCACCCCGTTCGTCATAGGGGTCGCCGGAAGTGTCGCCGTCGGCAAGTCCACCAGCGCCCGTATCCTCCAGGCGCTGCTGGCCCGCTGGCCGGAGCACCCCCGGGTGGAGCTCGTGA from Streptomyces sp. B1I3 includes:
- a CDS encoding pitrilysin family protein, producing MSQETQGLGPVAPAAPAALAAHPVPPADDIRETEVDGIRTVLAAGSGPVTAGLFFRVGVADETLATTGITHLVEHLALHRHGLSDLHYNGATAATYTLFHATGTPEEVVTYLNGVCAALRDLPLERLETEREILRTEAAGRNRGPNHQLPLWRYGAQGYGLSSYAEHGTWHLTADAVRDWARTRFTRDNAVLWITTASVPEGLDLTLPAGTPHPLPAPTSALPVTPAYITGNDGGVVLDGIVRRSTAASLFAEVLSRALYTDLRQKGGYSYVADADYSPRDNDFASITAFADALPKKQDAVVGGFVDALARLRAGTIEQTELDSARAKFLKQYDTPDLGAARLPSYALNLLTGHRNLTPDEHRAELAAVTLDDLREVARELHSTALLQVPGRGADWAGFTAAPQWSTDTPTASGTRHPGLEDSSTSLTVAPDAVSLTTPSGQVVIRYADCAALLVHPDGGRHLTGLDGFQIRVEPTLYKGLTPARTAVIDAAVPPAAVIRMPPRDPDRIPRPDSGSGTRPATATAGRVRTAFVWLAGTATVLWGLIALVATAQELDTRSPDPVTIIVLWALLAAPLGAFFGLRRGRRG
- the glmS gene encoding glutamine--fructose-6-phosphate transaminase (isomerizing), which codes for MCGIVGYVGGQSAQDVVVAGLKRLEYRGYDSAGIAVLSDGGLAAAKKAGKLVNLEKELKDRPLPGGNTGLGHTRWATHGGPTDVNAHPHLDNAGRVAVVHNGIIENFAALRGELADRGHALASETDTEVVAHLLAEAYSSNGDLAEAMRQVCRRLEGAFTLVAVHTDEPDVVVGARRNSPLVVGVGEGEMFLASDVAAFIAHTRDAIELGQDQVVELRREGVTVTGFDGRPAEVREYHVDWDASAAEKGGYASFMLKEIADQPKAVADTLLGRIDAEGVLRLDEVRIPPGVLREVDKVVVVACGTAFHAGMIAKYAIEHWTRLPCETELASEFRYRDPILDQRTLVVAISQSGETMDTLMAVRHAREQGAKVLAICNTNGSTIPRESDAVLYTHAGPEVAVASTKAFLTQLVACYLVALYLGQVRGTKWGDEIRTVVRQLSEMSVAVERVLGTMEPVRELARSLADRDTVLFVGRHVGYPVALEGALKLKELAYMHAEGFAAGELKHGPIALIDDGLPVVVIVPSPRNRSVLHGKIVSNIQEIRARGARTVVIAEEGDETVVPYADHLIRIPVTPTLLQPLVATVPLQVFACELATARGNEVDQPRNLAKSVTVE
- a CDS encoding holo-ACP synthase, producing MIIGVGIDVAEIERFGAALERTPQLADRLFLERELLLPGGERRGIASLAARFAAKEALAKALGAPGGLLWTDAEVCVEDSGQPRLEVRGTVAARAAELGVRGWHVSLSHDAGVASAVVIAEG